DNA sequence from the Aminivibrio sp. genome:
GGAAATGGAAAGCCGCAGAAGGGCCGGACGGCCGCCGTTTTCCCGCCGCACCGCCTCCTTCAGGTCCGACACGGCCTGGAAAAACTCCTCGTCCCGATCCATGCCGTCGATGGAAATGTCTTCGCTTCTCCACCGCACTACGTCGCAGGGGACGAACTCTGCGCACCCCGGTTCACCGGGGGAGAGGGTGACGTAAAAAACGCCCTTTTTCCCCGTTTCCCGGATATTCCTCCCCTGGATATTCCCGGGATAGACGACGAGAGGGTCCCTGCAGAGCACCTCCGCCCCGTGGACGTGCCCAAGGGCCCAGTAGTCCATGCCCGCCGCCCTCAAGTCGTCCAGGGAGCAGGGAGCGTAGTTTTCATGTCCCTTCCGGCCGCCCACGTTGCAGTGGAGGAGGGCGATGTTCAGACCCTCTCCCTTCCTTCCCGCGAACCGGAGGGCCATGTTCTCCTCCACGTCCCGGACGGGATAGCTGAAGCCGTGAACCATGCCGGCCGTCTCCCCTCCAAGCGCCAGGGGAACTGACTCGACTCCGGGGCCGAACCGGAAGGCCAGGGGCGGAAAATCACGGTCCGCTTCCCACCCCGACAGGGAATCGTGGTTTCCTGCGGCGATGAAGGAGGGGATCCCTCCGGCAGAAAGGCGCCCGAGCTGTTCGAGAAAGAAGACCTGGGCCCGGACGCTCCTGTCCTCGCTGTCATAGACATCGCCCGAGATCAC
Encoded proteins:
- a CDS encoding DNA repair exonuclease, giving the protein MPEHVSFSLGGEGEDPVSGRKISFVHCADLHLDSPFSGLSDISPALGAFLRKATFRAFENAVTFALKNRADFFVISGDVYDSEDRSVRAQVFFLEQLGRLSAGGIPSFIAAGNHDSLSGWEADRDFPPLAFRFGPGVESVPLALGGETAGMVHGFSYPVRDVEENMALRFAGRKGEGLNIALLHCNVGGRKGHENYAPCSLDDLRAAGMDYWALGHVHGAEVLCRDPLVVYPGNIQGRNIRETGKKGVFYVTLSPGEPGCAEFVPCDVVRWRSEDISIDGMDRDEEFFQAVSDLKEAVRRENGGRPALLRLSISGRGKIHGLLRRPGFLRGPGGLLEAVNEGEEDREDFVFTEEISGMTAPPLDLDSIAAGSHFAGDFLKEVRAFRKGGDLREGLKNILRERGILDKIPSRDVLEVIDSLSEEDAELLLDKGTYSALSGLLEGVDGL